One window of Kosakonia cowanii JCM 10956 = DSM 18146 genomic DNA carries:
- the nnr gene encoding bifunctional ADP-dependent NAD(P)H-hydrate dehydratase/NAD(P)H-hydrate epimerase codes for MKKNAASIPHSIWPAGDLKRLEQEAADSLGITLYELMLRAGQAAFQLARDNFPNTKHWLVLCGHGNNGGDGYVVARLAAAAGIEVTLIAIESDKPLPEEAAQAREAWLNAGGMIHAEEALWPEGVDLIIDGLLGTGLSSAPRDNVTALITRANQHAAPRISLDIPSGLNAQTGTTPGAVIQASHTITFIALKPGLLTGKARDVVGQLHHHALGLEAWLDGQQPPLSRFDASQLSEWFTPRPPTSHKGDNGRLVIIGGDHGTAGAIRMTGEAALRTGAGLVRILTRRENIAPIITQRPELMVDELTPESLDESLEWADVVVIGPGLGQQEWGKKALQKVENFRKPMLWDADALNLLAINPDKRHNRVLTPHPGEAARLLNCSVAEIESDRLLSAQRLVKRYAGVVVLKGAGTVVASAEGECGIIDAGNAGMGSGGMGDVLSGIIGALLGQKFSLYDAASAGCVAHGAAADLRAAQYGQRGMLATDLFSTLLRVVNPDVIDTEND; via the coding sequence ATGAAAAAAAACGCGGCAAGTATACCACACTCCATCTGGCCTGCTGGCGACCTGAAACGTCTCGAACAAGAGGCGGCCGACAGCCTTGGCATTACGTTATATGAATTGATGCTGCGCGCAGGCCAGGCCGCCTTCCAGCTGGCGCGGGATAACTTTCCCAATACAAAGCACTGGCTGGTGCTCTGCGGGCATGGCAATAACGGCGGCGATGGCTATGTTGTCGCGCGCCTTGCTGCCGCTGCGGGCATTGAGGTTACCCTCATCGCGATCGAGAGCGATAAACCGCTGCCGGAAGAGGCGGCACAGGCGCGTGAGGCCTGGCTCAATGCTGGCGGCATGATCCACGCCGAAGAGGCGCTCTGGCCTGAAGGTGTTGATCTGATTATCGACGGCCTACTCGGCACCGGCTTGAGCAGCGCACCGCGCGACAACGTTACGGCGCTGATTACGCGCGCCAACCAGCACGCTGCGCCGCGTATTTCTCTTGATATCCCCTCGGGTCTTAATGCGCAGACCGGCACCACACCCGGTGCAGTGATTCAGGCCAGCCATACCATCACTTTTATTGCTTTGAAACCAGGCCTGCTTACCGGCAAAGCGCGCGATGTGGTAGGGCAACTGCATCACCATGCGCTGGGCCTTGAGGCCTGGCTTGATGGTCAGCAGCCACCCCTTTCCCGTTTTGACGCCAGCCAACTTTCAGAATGGTTTACGCCGCGCCCGCCAACCTCTCATAAAGGGGATAATGGCCGACTGGTGATTATTGGCGGCGACCACGGTACGGCGGGCGCTATCCGTATGACGGGCGAAGCGGCTTTGCGCACCGGCGCAGGGTTGGTGCGTATTCTGACGCGCCGCGAGAACATTGCCCCCATCATCACCCAGCGGCCGGAGCTTATGGTTGATGAACTTACTCCAGAGTCCCTTGATGAGAGCCTCGAATGGGCCGACGTGGTGGTGATTGGTCCCGGCCTCGGTCAGCAGGAGTGGGGTAAAAAAGCCCTGCAAAAAGTGGAGAACTTCCGTAAACCGATGCTGTGGGATGCGGATGCGCTGAACCTTCTGGCAATCAACCCCGATAAACGTCACAATCGCGTATTGACGCCGCACCCCGGCGAAGCGGCGCGTCTGCTTAACTGCAGCGTGGCGGAAATTGAGAGTGATCGCTTACTTTCGGCGCAGCGTCTGGTAAAACGCTATGCGGGCGTGGTAGTGCTGAAAGGCGCGGGCACGGTGGTGGCGAGCGCGGAAGGCGAATGCGGTATTATTGATGCCGGCAATGCCGGAATGGGCAGCGGCGGCATGGGCGATGTGCTCTCTGGTATTATCGGCGCGCTGCTCGGACAGAAATTCAGTTTGTATGATGCTGCCTCTGCAGGCTGCGTCGCGCACGGCGCGGCGGCGGATCTGCGGGCGGCGCAGTATGGCCAGCGCGGCATGCTGGCTACCGATCTTTTTAGCACGCTGCTGCGTGTTGTTAACCCGGATGTAATTGATACAGAAAATGATTAA
- the queG gene encoding tRNA epoxyqueuosine(34) reductase QueG: MSQPLDLNQLAQQIKQWGTELGFQQVGITDTDLTASEPKLQAWLDKQYHGEMEWMARHGMMRARPHELLPGTLRVISVRMNYLPPNAAFASTLKNPALGYVSRYALGRDYHKLLRSRLKKLGELIQQQCASLNFRPFVDSAPILERPLAEKAGLGWTGKHSLILSRDAGSFFFLGELLIDLPLPVDQPVEEACGRCVACMTICPTGAIVEPYTVDARRCISYLTIELEGAIPEEFRPLIGNRIYGCDDCQLICPWNRFSQLTDEADFSPRKALHAPALIELFAWSEAHFLKVTEGSAIRRIGHLRWLRNIAVALGNAPWDEANIVALEQRLGEHPLLDEHITWAIAQQIEKRNACVVEVQLPQKQRLVRVVEKGLPRDA; the protein is encoded by the coding sequence ATGTCACAGCCCCTCGATCTCAATCAGTTAGCGCAACAAATCAAGCAATGGGGCACTGAATTAGGTTTTCAGCAGGTCGGTATTACCGATACCGATCTCACCGCCAGCGAGCCGAAGCTGCAGGCGTGGCTGGATAAGCAGTATCACGGCGAGATGGAGTGGATGGCGCGTCACGGTATGATGCGCGCCCGCCCCCATGAGCTTCTCCCCGGCACGCTTCGCGTTATCAGCGTACGTATGAACTACCTGCCGCCGAACGCGGCCTTCGCCAGCACGCTGAAAAACCCGGCGCTCGGCTATGTCAGCCGCTACGCGCTGGGTCGCGATTATCATAAGCTGCTGCGTAGCCGCCTTAAAAAGCTCGGCGAACTGATCCAGCAGCAGTGTGCTTCGCTGAATTTTAGACCGTTTGTCGACTCCGCGCCCATTCTTGAACGGCCGCTGGCGGAAAAAGCCGGGCTTGGCTGGACAGGTAAGCACTCACTTATTCTTAGCCGCGATGCGGGGTCGTTTTTCTTTCTTGGCGAACTGCTGATTGACCTTCCCCTGCCCGTCGATCAACCGGTCGAGGAAGCGTGCGGGCGCTGCGTCGCCTGTATGACCATCTGCCCAACCGGGGCGATTGTCGAGCCCTATACCGTCGATGCGCGTCGCTGTATCTCCTATCTCACCATTGAGTTAGAGGGCGCGATCCCCGAGGAATTCCGCCCGCTTATCGGTAACCGGATTTACGGCTGCGATGACTGCCAGCTTATCTGCCCGTGGAACCGCTTCTCGCAGCTTACGGATGAAGCGGATTTCAGCCCGCGCAAAGCTCTGCACGCACCGGCGTTGATTGAACTGTTCGCCTGGAGTGAAGCGCACTTTTTAAAAGTCACGGAAGGTTCAGCTATTCGCCGTATCGGTCATCTGCGCTGGCTACGCAATATTGCGGTCGCGCTGGGCAATGCGCCGTGGGATGAGGCAAATATCGTGGCGCTGGAGCAGCGACTGGGTGAGCACCCACTTCTTGATGAGCACATAACCTGGGCGATTGCGCAGCAAATTGAGAAGCGTAATGCCTGCGTCGTTGAAGTGCAGCTGCCACAAAAACAGCGCCTGGTGCGGGTGGTGGAAAAGGGTCTGCCGCGCGATGCCTGA
- the orn gene encoding oligoribonuclease, with translation MSANENNLIWIDLEMTGLDPERDRIIEIATLVTDANLNILAEGPVMAVHQSDAQLALMDEWNVRTHTGSGLVERVKASTFDDRAAELATIEFLKEWVPAGKSPICGNSIGQDRRFLFKYMPELEAYFHYRYLDVSTLKELARRWKPEVLTGLKKQNTHQALDDIRESVAELAYYREHFIKL, from the coding sequence ATGAGCGCAAATGAAAACAACCTCATTTGGATTGATCTCGAAATGACAGGCCTGGATCCCGAGCGCGATCGCATTATTGAGATCGCGACACTGGTGACCGACGCCAACCTTAATATCCTGGCGGAAGGGCCGGTGATGGCAGTGCATCAATCCGACGCGCAGCTGGCGTTGATGGATGAGTGGAACGTGCGAACCCACACCGGCAGCGGCCTGGTTGAACGCGTTAAAGCGAGCACCTTTGACGATCGCGCGGCAGAGCTGGCGACGATTGAGTTTCTGAAAGAGTGGGTACCGGCCGGGAAATCGCCCATTTGCGGCAATAGCATCGGTCAGGATCGCCGTTTCCTGTTTAAGTACATGCCGGAGCTGGAAGCCTACTTCCACTATCGCTACCTGGATGTCAGCACCCTGAAAGAGCTGGCGCGCCGCTGGAAACCGGAAGTGCTGACCGGCCTGAAAAAGCAGAATACTCACCAGGCGCTGGATGATATCCGCGAATCGGTGGCGGAATTGGCTTACTACCGCGAACACTTTATTAAACTGTAA
- the rsgA gene encoding small ribosomal subunit biogenesis GTPase RsgA, with protein MSKNKLSKGQQRRVKANHERRLKTSTEKPDYDDNLFGETADGVVISRFGMHADVESADGDVHRCNIRRTIRSLVTGDRVVWRPGKAAAEGVNVKGIVEAVHERTSVLTRPDFYDGVKPIAANIDQIVIVSAILPELSLNIIDRYLVACEALDVEPLLVLNKTDLLDEEGLAFVNEQMDIYRHIGYRVLMVSSHAKDGLDPLIAALTDRISIFAGQSGVGKSSLLNALLGLNEEQILTNDVSDVSGLGQHTTTAARLYHFPQGGDVIDSPGVREFGLWHLEPEQITHGFVEFHDYLGHCKYRDCKHDTDPGCAIREAVENGKIAESRFENYHRILESMSQVKTRKSFSESDD; from the coding sequence TTGAGTAAAAATAAACTCTCCAAGGGACAGCAGCGCCGCGTTAAAGCGAACCATGAGCGCCGACTGAAAACCTCGACGGAGAAACCCGACTACGATGACAACCTGTTTGGCGAAACGGCCGACGGTGTGGTCATTAGCCGCTTTGGTATGCATGCCGATGTAGAATCCGCCGATGGCGATGTGCATCGCTGCAACATTCGCCGCACTATCCGCTCGCTGGTCACCGGCGATCGCGTGGTCTGGCGGCCAGGCAAAGCGGCCGCAGAAGGCGTCAACGTGAAAGGGATCGTCGAAGCGGTGCACGAGCGTACTTCGGTGCTGACGCGCCCGGATTTCTACGATGGCGTTAAACCCATCGCTGCCAATATCGATCAAATCGTTATCGTCTCGGCGATCCTGCCAGAACTCTCACTCAACATTATTGACCGCTATCTGGTGGCCTGCGAAGCGCTGGACGTTGAACCGCTGCTGGTGCTGAATAAAACCGACCTGCTCGATGAAGAGGGCCTGGCGTTCGTTAACGAGCAGATGGATATCTATCGTCATATTGGCTACCGCGTATTGATGGTCTCCAGCCATGCGAAAGATGGCCTTGATCCGCTGATCGCAGCATTGACCGATCGCATCAGCATCTTTGCTGGCCAGTCCGGCGTCGGCAAATCGAGCCTGCTTAATGCGCTGCTCGGCCTCAACGAGGAGCAGATCCTCACCAATGACGTCTCTGACGTTTCAGGTTTGGGCCAGCACACCACCACCGCCGCGCGCCTCTACCACTTCCCGCAGGGCGGCGATGTGATTGATTCTCCGGGCGTGCGCGAGTTTGGCCTCTGGCATCTCGAACCGGAACAAATCACCCACGGTTTTGTCGAATTCCATGATTATCTCGGTCACTGCAAATATCGCGACTGCAAGCACGATACCGATCCCGGTTGTGCTATCCGCGAAGCGGTAGAGAACGGCAAAATCGCGGAGAGCCGCTTCGAAAATTATCACCGTATTCTCGAAAGCATGTCGCAGGTAAAGACGCGTAAAAGCTTTTCTGAATCAGATGACTGA
- the asd gene encoding archaetidylserine decarboxylase (Phosphatidylserine decarboxylase is synthesized as a single chain precursor. Generation of the pyruvoyl active site from a Ser is coupled to cleavage of a Gly-Ser bond between the larger (beta) and smaller (alpha chains). It is an integral membrane protein.): MLNSFKLSLQYILPKLWLTRLAGWGASKRAGWLTKLVIDLFVKYYKVDMKEAQKPDTASYRSFNEFFVRPLRDEVRPLNTDPNVLVMPADGVVSQLGAIDNDKILQAKGHNYSLEALLAGNYLMADLFRNGSFVTTYLSPRDYHRVHMPCNGILREMIYVPGDLFSVNHLTAQNVPNLFARNERVICLFDTEFGPMAQILVGATIVGSIETVWAGTVTPPREGIIKRWTFPQGESEGAVALLKGQEMGRFKLGSTVINLFAPGKVQLVDALRSLSVTKIGQPLALSTEPFVPVDAQEPAPLPEEEIKAEHDANPLVDDTKEDV, from the coding sequence TTGTTAAACTCATTCAAACTTTCGCTTCAATACATTCTGCCGAAACTGTGGCTCACTCGCCTGGCGGGCTGGGGCGCAAGCAAACGTGCAGGCTGGCTGACCAAACTGGTTATCGATCTGTTCGTGAAATACTACAAGGTCGATATGAAAGAGGCGCAGAAGCCGGATACCGCCAGCTACCGCTCTTTTAACGAATTCTTCGTGCGCCCGCTGCGCGACGAGGTGCGCCCGCTCAATACCGATCCGAACGTGCTGGTCATGCCGGCGGATGGCGTAGTCAGCCAGCTTGGCGCGATCGACAATGACAAAATCCTGCAGGCTAAAGGCCATAACTACAGCCTCGAAGCGCTGCTGGCAGGCAACTACCTGATGGCGGACCTGTTCCGTAACGGTAGCTTTGTCACCACCTATCTTTCACCGCGCGACTACCACCGCGTACATATGCCGTGCAACGGCATCCTGCGCGAAATGATCTATGTCCCGGGCGACCTCTTCTCCGTTAACCACTTAACGGCGCAGAACGTACCTAACCTCTTCGCCCGTAACGAGCGCGTTATCTGCCTGTTCGACACTGAGTTTGGCCCGATGGCGCAAATTCTTGTCGGCGCGACCATTGTTGGCAGCATCGAAACCGTCTGGGCGGGCACCGTCACGCCGCCGCGCGAAGGGATCATCAAACGCTGGACCTTCCCGCAAGGTGAAAGCGAAGGCGCGGTCGCGCTGCTGAAGGGCCAGGAGATGGGCCGCTTTAAGCTCGGCTCCACGGTTATCAACCTGTTTGCGCCGGGTAAAGTGCAGCTGGTTGACGCCTTGCGCAGCCTCTCCGTGACCAAAATCGGTCAGCCGCTGGCGCTCTCCACCGAGCCGTTTGTGCCGGTTGATGCGCAGGAGCCTGCACCGCTGCCGGAAGAAGAAATTAAAGCGGAACATGACGCCAACCCATTGGTTGACGACACTAAAGAAGACGTTTAA